The following are from one region of the Nerophis ophidion isolate RoL-2023_Sa linkage group LG20, RoL_Noph_v1.0, whole genome shotgun sequence genome:
- the LOC133538571 gene encoding serine protease inhibitor Kazal-type 1-like has protein sequence MTGKILLLGLLLVCVAADKMNPRNGREPTCSDIKGPVLCAMVYNPVCGSDGVTHGNECMLCGKRKSTNQNIWIVKDGPC, from the exons ATGACTGGGAAAATTCTTCTGTTGGGACTTCTGCTCGTCTGTGTGGCTGCAG ATAAAATGAACCCAAGAAACGGGAGAGAG CCAACCTGTTCAGATATAAAAGGACCTGTCTTGTGCGCCATGGTCTATAACCCTGTGTGCGGGAGTGATGGCGTCACACACGGCAACGAGTGTATGCTCTGTGGGAAAAGAaa AAGTACAAATCAGAACATTTGGATTGTCAAGGATGGACCATGCTGA
- the LOC133538708 gene encoding probable pancreatic secretory proteinase inhibitor, whose product MTGKLFLLGLLLICVAADTTNSGNRREPSCSNLNELLICNSSHEPLCGSDGATYGNECMLCVQRHTTKENILIVKDGIC is encoded by the exons ATGACTGGGAAATTGTTTCTGTTGGGACTCTTGCTCATCTGTGTGGCTGCAG ATACAACGAACTCTGGAAACAGGAGAGAG CCATCCTGCTCGAATCTAAATGAACTCTTGATATGCAACTCGAGCCATGAGCCTTTGTGCGGGAGTGATGGAGCAACATACGGCAACGAGTGTATGCTCTGCGTCCAAAGACA CACTACAAAGGAGAACATTTTGATTGTCAAGGATGGAATCTGCTGA
- the LOC133538707 gene encoding probable pancreatic secretory proteinase inhibitor: MTAKVILLGLLIVCLAADTKTSGLLRKPSCPNTGPHLACPMNLAPVCGSDGNTYANECTLCVQRLTTKMDILVAKEESC, translated from the exons ATGACCGCAAAAGTTATTCTGTTGGGACTTCTGATCGTCTGTCTGGCTGCAg ACACAAAGACATCAGGACTCCTGAGAAAG CCATCGTGTCCTAACACAGGTCCCCATTTGGCATGTCCCATGAACCTCGCCCCTGTGTGTGGCAGTGATGGAAACACATACGCCAACGAGTGTACCCTTTGTGTCCAAAGACT CACTACAAAGATGGACATTCTGGTTGCCAAGGAAGAAAGCTGCTGA